One window of uncultured Trichococcus sp. genomic DNA carries:
- a CDS encoding glycoside-pentoside-hexuronide (GPH):cation symporter — protein sequence MAEEKVVKQQNPANDMKSKLSLKHRLGYGAGDAGGVVTLVLIGTFMNRYITNILGVSFATLSVLLLVWNIWDMVNDPMMGTFMDKSFSKASGKKDKFRPWMLRSIPLIVIGLIAFFSVPSMFEGTMRLVAIFLLKIIYELGYTMMNIAMGSVLGVMALDDKERTTLSSARGMGSTLGGLIGSMAIPVILARLGENTTGYMVAGIFAAVLGGLLVFFHYWGTEERNVAAKLAAEEQAEPTKVTDIFITLAKNKAFLSLCLHSIVIVFGQNLFNATLPYIYGDVFGDLGLMAYASAIGMGLPVVLLLIAPKLVTLIGSTVKVIRTYLLLSIVIFVGLYVWKLVGDLPPFFYMIFASLGIAFMMMSVQLQWGLVSESIDYNEYITGKRSEGSIYGNFSLTRRVGQMLAQSLVVLMIGWIGYSQQAAQTGQAQSAETVEGLVLLNLIGPAVCALLSWASFKFIWNITDETRMDMTAARQARLDEFAKRQDESEG from the coding sequence ATGGCAGAAGAAAAAGTTGTCAAGCAGCAAAATCCAGCAAACGATATGAAAAGTAAGCTAAGCCTGAAGCATAGATTGGGTTATGGAGCCGGAGATGCCGGTGGGGTTGTTACCCTTGTATTGATCGGAACGTTTATGAACCGATATATCACAAACATATTGGGAGTATCATTTGCGACGCTGTCTGTACTGTTGCTCGTTTGGAATATTTGGGATATGGTCAATGATCCAATGATGGGTACTTTTATGGATAAGTCTTTCTCTAAGGCCAGCGGCAAAAAAGATAAGTTCCGTCCTTGGATGTTACGCTCTATACCCTTAATTGTAATCGGTCTCATTGCATTCTTCTCTGTACCCTCAATGTTTGAAGGAACCATGCGTTTGGTAGCTATTTTTCTATTAAAAATTATTTACGAATTAGGTTACACCATGATGAATATTGCCATGGGATCAGTTCTTGGGGTTATGGCCTTAGATGACAAAGAGAGAACTACTTTATCTTCAGCTCGTGGAATGGGATCAACTCTTGGTGGTCTGATCGGTTCAATGGCTATACCGGTGATTCTTGCGCGTTTAGGTGAAAATACAACAGGTTATATGGTTGCAGGTATCTTCGCAGCTGTATTAGGTGGTTTACTTGTCTTCTTCCACTATTGGGGAACTGAGGAACGGAATGTTGCAGCAAAACTTGCCGCAGAGGAACAAGCAGAACCGACAAAAGTCACAGATATTTTTATTACATTAGCTAAAAATAAAGCTTTCTTGTCACTTTGCTTACACTCAATTGTAATTGTATTTGGTCAAAACCTATTCAATGCAACCCTTCCTTACATCTACGGCGATGTATTTGGTGATTTGGGCTTAATGGCATACGCTTCTGCGATCGGTATGGGTTTACCAGTAGTGCTATTGCTTATCGCTCCAAAATTGGTAACATTAATTGGGTCTACGGTTAAGGTAATCCGCACTTATTTATTGTTAAGTATCGTTATCTTTGTTGGTTTATACGTTTGGAAATTAGTGGGTGACTTACCACCTTTCTTCTACATGATTTTTGCCAGCTTAGGGATTGCCTTCATGATGATGTCCGTTCAACTTCAATGGGGTCTTGTTTCAGAATCCATTGACTACAACGAATACATCACAGGAAAACGTTCAGAAGGTTCAATCTATGGTAACTTCTCACTCACAAGACGGGTCGGCCAAATGTTGGCGCAATCACTTGTTGTCTTGATGATTGGCTGGATTGGCTACAGCCAACAGGCCGCTCAAACTGGACAAGCACAATCAGCTGAAACTGTTGAAGGGCTAGTACTATTGAATCTTATCGGCCCTGCAGTATGTGCCCTATTATCATGGGCTTCATTCAAATTTATTTGGAATATTACCGATGAAACACGAATGGATATGACAGCAGCTCGTCAAGCAAGACTTGATGAATTTGCGAAGAGACAGGATGAATCGGAAGGTTAA
- a CDS encoding ABC transporter ATP-binding protein gives MSEMKQRRPQGGPGGGHGPMGGMSAPVVKAKDFKGGFKKLAAYLSPFKWLMAVVFILAVASSLFGIVGPKIMALAIDKLVDGIMLKFTGGSGEIDFDYIGTVLLGLLGLYVLSASFSYLQGFLMSGVSAKVSYKLRKDIMEKINKLPLAYFHKNSQGDVLSRITNDVDTLNTSLNQSLTQIITSITTLVGVFIMMLTISWSLTLVILAVLIVSMMLLMLIMSKSQKHFANQQKYLGAVNGHVEEMYGGHVVMKAFNGEAKSVAAFDKENDQLIEAGFKAEFLSGLMMPLLSLIGNLGYVVVCIMGGAMAAAGKMTIGDIQAFLQYVRNFTQPLTQVAQVGSQLQRMVAASERIFEFLEEEEETVTEAKIEMATADVKGNVRFDHVKFGYEPEHLVIKDFSADVKEGQTVALVGPTGAGKTTMVKLLMRFYDLTDGAIYIDNHNLTDFTRSDLRTEFGMVLQDTWLYNGTIMENIRYGKLDATDEEVIAAAKAAQVDHFVRTLPDGYDMVLNEEANNVSQGEKQLLTIARAILADPQIMILDEATSSVDTRTEVLIQKAMDTLMHGRTSFIIAHRLSTIKNADLILCMNNGDIVEQGTHEELLAKGDFYADLYNSQFDEGEE, from the coding sequence ATGAGCGAAATGAAACAAAGAAGACCGCAAGGCGGCCCGGGCGGAGGCCACGGTCCGATGGGCGGAATGAGCGCGCCGGTCGTGAAAGCGAAGGATTTCAAAGGCGGATTCAAAAAGTTGGCCGCTTATCTGTCACCGTTCAAATGGCTGATGGCAGTAGTCTTCATTTTGGCGGTCGCATCCTCCCTTTTCGGGATCGTCGGACCAAAAATCATGGCTTTGGCCATCGACAAATTGGTTGACGGCATCATGCTGAAATTTACAGGCGGATCCGGCGAAATCGATTTCGATTACATCGGAACCGTACTGTTGGGGCTCTTGGGCCTGTATGTGCTGAGCGCTTCGTTCTCTTATCTGCAAGGCTTTCTGATGTCGGGCGTCTCCGCAAAAGTTTCCTATAAACTGCGCAAAGACATCATGGAGAAAATCAACAAATTGCCGCTGGCCTATTTCCACAAGAACAGCCAAGGGGATGTGCTTTCCAGGATCACGAATGACGTGGACACCCTGAACACCAGCCTGAACCAGAGCCTCACCCAAATCATCACGTCGATCACGACACTGGTGGGTGTCTTCATCATGATGCTGACGATCAGCTGGTCGCTGACGCTCGTCATCCTTGCTGTGCTGATCGTGTCCATGATGCTCCTGATGCTGATCATGTCGAAGTCGCAGAAGCACTTTGCCAACCAGCAAAAATACTTGGGTGCGGTCAACGGCCATGTCGAAGAGATGTACGGCGGACATGTGGTCATGAAAGCCTTCAACGGGGAAGCGAAATCAGTTGCCGCTTTCGACAAAGAGAACGATCAATTGATCGAAGCCGGGTTCAAGGCCGAATTTCTTTCCGGTTTGATGATGCCGTTGTTGAGCCTGATCGGAAATCTGGGTTATGTCGTGGTCTGCATCATGGGTGGCGCGATGGCTGCTGCCGGTAAGATGACGATCGGGGATATCCAAGCCTTTCTGCAATACGTGCGCAACTTCACCCAACCTTTGACGCAAGTCGCCCAAGTGGGGAGCCAATTGCAACGGATGGTGGCTGCCTCTGAACGGATCTTCGAGTTCCTGGAAGAGGAAGAAGAGACGGTGACCGAAGCGAAAATCGAAATGGCGACGGCTGATGTCAAAGGAAATGTCCGCTTCGACCACGTCAAGTTCGGTTATGAACCGGAACATCTGGTCATCAAGGACTTCTCTGCGGATGTCAAAGAAGGGCAAACAGTCGCGCTCGTCGGCCCTACCGGAGCCGGCAAGACGACGATGGTGAAATTGCTGATGCGGTTCTACGACTTGACGGATGGAGCCATCTACATTGACAACCATAACCTGACCGATTTCACGCGCAGCGATCTGCGGACGGAATTCGGGATGGTGCTCCAGGATACGTGGCTTTACAACGGCACCATCATGGAGAACATCCGCTACGGAAAACTGGATGCGACGGATGAAGAAGTCATCGCCGCCGCAAAAGCTGCGCAAGTGGATCACTTTGTCCGGACGTTGCCGGATGGCTATGACATGGTCCTGAACGAGGAAGCCAATAATGTTTCGCAGGGAGAGAAGCAGTTACTGACGATTGCACGGGCAATCCTTGCCGATCCGCAAATCATGATCCTGGATGAGGCAACAAGTTCGGTCGATACGCGGACGGAAGTGCTGATCCAAAAAGCGATGGATACTTTGATGCATGGCAGAACGAGCTTCATCATCGCGCATCGCCTGTCGACCATCAAAAATGCCGACCTGATCCTCTGCATGAACAACGGGGACATCGTCGAACAAGGAACCCACGAAGAATTGTTGGCGAAAGGCGACTTCTACGCCGACCTCTACAACAGCCAATTCGACGAAGGCGAAGAATAA
- a CDS encoding ABC transporter ATP-binding protein: MKVIMKYLKPFAGTILVSLLILFGQAIGELSLPNLMSDIVNTGIQNGGVEQEAPEALPSEGFALMTLFMAEEDKETFQNSYQLIEGGSAEAEAYSAEFPESQETDFYVLDETNPEYLSSLESIFSKASYSFVTFMKEMSAQQGAATAVDTESGFEDADMKQLYALLPQLQQLPKEAFTASMDVAEAAEPMLYSQIGILFTKLFYADLGADMDALQNQYIMTKGAQMLAIALAVSVASVAVAYFSSRIASKVSGKMRRDVFAKVESFSNAEFDNFSTASLITRTTNDVQQIQQLITIGIRMLCYAPILATGGLIMAIDKSVSLAWTIAVAVIALVGIMMSILSIAMPKFKVLQSLTDRLNLVSRENLSGMMVIRAFGNEPFEENRFNDANEDYTYTNRFVQRLMSLLMPAMMLVMNGVSLLIIWFGSQQVADSALQIGDMMAYIQYVMQIIMAFLMISMMFIFLPRASVSATRIGEVLDTDLSITDPIDAQPSVKNEGLITFNDVSYHYPKASENVLTDISFTARPGETTAIIGSTGSGKSTLINLIPRFYDVTDGAIEIDGIDIREMTQADLRRNIGYVPQKGMLFSGDITSNVLYGKDDASVEDIMKALEVAQAKNFVSEMEDGIETAIAQGGGNVSGGQKQRLAIARALVKKAPIYIFDDSFSALDFKTDAALRSALHAYTDNATVLIVAQRISTIMDAEQIIVLDKGKIVGIGTHDALMKNCETYQEIAKSQLSEEELA; encoded by the coding sequence ATGAAAGTGATAATGAAATACTTAAAACCTTTTGCCGGTACGATTCTGGTCAGCCTGCTGATTTTGTTCGGTCAGGCGATCGGGGAATTGAGTCTGCCTAATCTGATGAGTGACATCGTCAATACCGGCATCCAGAACGGAGGTGTCGAACAGGAAGCGCCTGAAGCGCTGCCGTCTGAAGGCTTTGCGCTAATGACGCTGTTCATGGCTGAAGAAGACAAGGAAACGTTCCAGAACAGCTATCAGCTGATTGAGGGCGGGTCGGCGGAAGCCGAGGCCTACAGCGCAGAATTTCCGGAAAGCCAAGAAACGGATTTCTACGTGCTGGATGAAACCAATCCGGAATATTTGTCCTCGTTGGAGAGCATCTTCAGCAAGGCAAGCTACAGCTTCGTGACATTCATGAAGGAAATGTCCGCTCAGCAAGGGGCTGCCACGGCAGTCGATACCGAGAGCGGCTTCGAGGATGCTGATATGAAACAACTGTACGCACTGTTGCCGCAATTGCAGCAGTTGCCGAAGGAAGCTTTCACGGCATCCATGGACGTTGCCGAAGCTGCCGAACCGATGCTCTACAGCCAAATCGGAATCCTGTTTACGAAACTGTTCTATGCAGACTTGGGGGCGGATATGGATGCGCTCCAAAACCAATACATTATGACGAAGGGCGCACAGATGCTCGCCATCGCTCTTGCGGTGTCCGTTGCTTCCGTAGCGGTCGCATATTTCTCTTCACGGATCGCCTCTAAAGTGTCCGGCAAGATGAGAAGGGATGTCTTCGCAAAAGTAGAAAGTTTTTCCAACGCAGAGTTCGATAACTTTTCGACCGCATCCCTGATCACACGCACGACCAATGACGTGCAGCAGATCCAGCAACTGATCACAATCGGTATCCGCATGCTCTGCTATGCACCGATTTTGGCTACTGGTGGCTTGATCATGGCAATCGACAAGAGCGTTTCGCTGGCGTGGACAATCGCCGTTGCGGTTATCGCCCTTGTAGGCATCATGATGTCGATCCTGTCGATCGCGATGCCGAAGTTCAAAGTGCTGCAGAGTTTGACGGACAGACTTAATCTGGTCAGCCGCGAGAACCTTTCCGGCATGATGGTCATCCGAGCTTTCGGCAATGAACCGTTTGAAGAAAACCGCTTCAACGATGCCAATGAAGACTACACCTACACAAACCGCTTTGTGCAGCGGTTGATGTCCCTTCTGATGCCGGCGATGATGCTCGTCATGAACGGTGTTTCATTGCTGATTATCTGGTTCGGTAGCCAGCAGGTCGCTGATTCTGCCCTGCAGATCGGGGATATGATGGCCTACATCCAATATGTGATGCAGATCATCATGGCCTTCTTGATGATATCGATGATGTTCATCTTCCTGCCGCGCGCTTCTGTATCGGCAACCCGGATCGGGGAAGTGCTGGATACGGATCTGAGCATCACGGATCCGATTGACGCGCAACCGAGCGTAAAGAATGAAGGCCTCATCACCTTCAACGATGTCTCCTATCATTATCCGAAGGCGAGCGAAAACGTCTTGACCGACATTTCCTTTACGGCCAGACCAGGAGAAACGACGGCGATCATCGGCTCGACCGGTTCCGGCAAATCGACATTGATCAATCTGATTCCGCGTTTTTATGATGTGACGGACGGCGCCATCGAGATCGACGGCATCGATATCCGGGAAATGACGCAAGCCGACCTGCGCCGCAACATCGGTTATGTTCCGCAAAAGGGGATGCTCTTCTCCGGAGACATCACCTCAAATGTTTTGTACGGAAAAGATGATGCTTCGGTGGAGGACATCATGAAGGCCCTTGAAGTCGCCCAAGCGAAAAACTTTGTTTCTGAGATGGAAGACGGCATCGAAACAGCCATCGCACAAGGTGGCGGTAACGTCAGCGGCGGACAGAAACAGCGCTTGGCGATTGCCCGCGCCTTGGTCAAAAAAGCGCCGATCTATATTTTTGACGACAGCTTCTCGGCCTTGGATTTCAAAACGGATGCGGCATTGCGTTCCGCGTTGCATGCCTACACGGACAACGCAACCGTTCTGATTGTGGCGCAACGGATCAGCACCATCATGGATGCGGAACAGATCATCGTCCTCGATAAAGGCAAAATCGTCGGAATAGGGACTCACGATGCGTTGATGAAAAACTGTGAGACTTACCAAGAAATTGCTAAATCTCAGCTTTCAGAGGAGGAATTAGCATGA
- a CDS encoding MarR family transcriptional regulator — protein MISREMMGAYIPMLHNQFKEQMNLLVGKIDLTTSQIHVLFYLKSRGDEEVIQKDIEEKFNLTNPTVTGIIKRLEAKGFVTRTVSSKDARSKSIHLTEKSIAASEEMKRALHEANKKVFEGFTEEELDVLEECFKRMLHNLEGGCGHQHGHVHKKENN, from the coding sequence TTGATATCACGCGAGATGATGGGAGCCTATATCCCGATGCTCCATAACCAATTCAAGGAACAGATGAACCTACTGGTGGGTAAAATCGATCTGACCACGTCCCAGATCCATGTCCTTTTTTATCTGAAGAGCCGTGGCGACGAGGAAGTGATCCAAAAAGACATCGAAGAGAAGTTCAACCTTACGAATCCGACCGTGACCGGAATCATCAAACGGCTGGAAGCGAAGGGATTCGTCACACGCACGGTCAGTTCGAAGGATGCCCGTTCCAAGAGCATCCATCTTACCGAAAAAAGCATCGCCGCATCTGAAGAGATGAAGCGGGCTTTGCATGAAGCCAACAAAAAAGTTTTTGAAGGCTTCACCGAAGAGGAATTGGATGTATTGGAAGAATGCTTCAAAAGGATGCTGCACAACCTGGAAGGCGGCTGCGGCCACCAACACGGGCATGTGCATAAAAAAGAAAACAACTAA
- a CDS encoding MmcQ/YjbR family DNA-binding protein: protein MNRKEGTHLENLNNVRNRLIALCQEHAHVIEDYPFGDSEWTVMRHEGNRKTFAYIYERNGEIWLNVKNTPERNDYLRETIPEIMPAYHMNKTHWITLRLISEELYPIADRIITESYRMTQTKPRKKTMVQDLHRT from the coding sequence ATGAACAGGAAAGAAGGAACACACTTGGAAAATCTAAACAATGTACGGAACCGGCTGATTGCCCTTTGCCAAGAGCACGCACACGTCATCGAAGATTACCCTTTCGGTGACTCAGAATGGACCGTCATGCGCCACGAAGGCAACCGGAAAACCTTCGCCTACATCTATGAACGGAATGGTGAAATTTGGCTGAACGTGAAGAACACTCCCGAGCGGAACGACTATCTGCGCGAGACGATTCCGGAAATCATGCCAGCCTACCATATGAACAAGACCCACTGGATCACCCTGCGGCTCATCTCCGAAGAGCTTTATCCGATTGCGGACCGCATCATCACAGAAAGCTACCGGATGACGCAAACAAAGCCAAGGAAAAAAACAATGGTACAGGATCTGCATCGAACATGA
- a CDS encoding 16S rRNA pseudouridine(516) synthase — MRLDKLLSECGCGSRGQVKKLIRSKQVSIDGEIVLAENRNVDPQLQTVMVSGKTLVHRTNVYYMLHKPAGVVTAVSDEGNRTVIDLIDPSDRRPGLYPVGRLDKDTEGLLLITDNGQLGYQLLLPHKKVTKRYEVVVNERVTAADQEAFAEGIVFHGGTTCKPAHLTILSHGDEESRVLLDISEGKFHQVKKMFLSVGKKVTYLKRLTMGPIELDESIPLGSYRPLNEAELEQLKPYFR; from the coding sequence ATGCGATTGGACAAACTGCTCAGCGAATGTGGCTGCGGTTCGCGAGGACAAGTGAAAAAATTGATCAGAAGCAAACAAGTCAGCATCGACGGGGAAATCGTGCTGGCGGAAAACCGCAATGTCGATCCGCAGCTTCAGACGGTGATGGTCTCGGGGAAAACGTTGGTGCACCGGACCAATGTCTACTATATGCTGCACAAACCTGCCGGCGTCGTGACGGCGGTATCCGATGAAGGCAACCGGACCGTCATCGATCTTATCGATCCGTCCGACCGCAGACCGGGCCTCTATCCTGTGGGACGGCTAGACAAGGATACGGAGGGGCTGCTGCTGATCACGGACAACGGGCAGCTGGGCTATCAGCTGTTGCTGCCACACAAAAAAGTGACGAAGCGCTACGAAGTCGTCGTGAACGAGCGCGTGACAGCCGCCGACCAGGAAGCCTTCGCTGAAGGGATCGTCTTCCACGGAGGGACGACCTGCAAGCCTGCCCATTTGACCATCCTCAGCCATGGGGACGAGGAAAGCCGCGTGCTGCTGGACATCAGCGAGGGGAAATTCCATCAAGTGAAGAAGATGTTCCTTTCGGTCGGCAAGAAAGTGACTTATCTGAAACGCCTGACGATGGGACCGATCGAATTGGATGAATCGATTCCGCTGGGGAGCTATCGGCCGCTCAACGAAGCGGAATTGGAACAACTCAAACCGTATTTCCGCTAG
- a CDS encoding nucleoside-triphosphatase — protein sequence MGQVTIITGEMDAGKTTELVRRYHELPGGTADGFASIKVFSEQGAFVGYDLKRLATEKTVPFIRLSRPDEAPHPQDSFIFDRFTFLRGPLAAAEQAVRDILSDPLIRTILLDEIGLVELQGNGFCSALKVLLESDKDIYLCVNRKNLDPVTKKFEIAAYQLIEVED from the coding sequence ATGGGACAAGTGACTATCATCACCGGTGAAATGGACGCCGGGAAGACAACGGAACTGGTCCGGCGCTACCATGAGCTGCCCGGCGGTACGGCCGACGGTTTCGCCAGCATCAAAGTTTTTTCTGAGCAGGGGGCGTTCGTAGGCTATGATCTGAAAAGGCTGGCGACCGAAAAAACCGTTCCTTTCATCAGATTGAGCAGGCCTGATGAAGCGCCACATCCGCAGGACAGCTTCATATTTGACCGTTTTACTTTCCTGCGGGGGCCCCTTGCGGCTGCCGAGCAGGCCGTCCGGGACATCCTTTCCGATCCGTTGATCCGGACCATACTGCTGGATGAAATCGGGCTGGTCGAACTGCAAGGAAACGGCTTCTGCAGTGCGTTGAAGGTTCTGTTGGAGAGCGACAAGGATATTTATCTTTGCGTCAACCGAAAGAACCTGGATCCGGTGACTAAAAAATTCGAAATCGCGGCGTATCAACTGATTGAAGTTGAAGACTAA
- a CDS encoding FAD binding domain-containing protein — MVKVFIPKTLAEALSIRTLHKTLVINGGTDVMVKFRRWSGMPPDFPLDVLHIGNLAELKHIEIAEGNLMIGAAVTLSELLEHPMVPDYIKLPIREMASPAIRNMATLAGNLCNASASGDSLPMLYALDAEVKLVSTAGTRKLPVRQFIIFAKQTLLQPDELVTEITIPLADYTASYYRKIGGRKANAISKASFYAVAIKKDSIIEDVRIAFGSVAPMAVRDRACEEILLGTAETELAAKIETVRTRYGELLAPLDDSRSTADYRRHVSLQLLEDFVGRGLAT, encoded by the coding sequence ATGGTGAAAGTGTTCATTCCGAAGACATTGGCGGAGGCGCTCAGCATCAGGACTTTGCACAAGACTCTCGTCATCAATGGCGGAACCGATGTGATGGTGAAATTCAGGCGCTGGAGCGGCATGCCGCCGGATTTTCCGTTGGATGTGCTCCATATCGGAAATCTTGCGGAACTTAAACATATCGAAATCGCAGAAGGAAACCTTATGATCGGCGCAGCCGTCACGCTTTCCGAACTGCTGGAACATCCTATGGTGCCGGACTACATCAAACTGCCGATCCGCGAGATGGCTTCCCCAGCTATCCGCAACATGGCAACACTCGCTGGGAACCTATGCAACGCCTCTGCATCGGGAGACAGCCTGCCGATGCTTTATGCGCTCGACGCTGAGGTTAAGCTGGTGTCAACGGCCGGGACGCGCAAGCTTCCCGTCAGACAATTCATCATCTTTGCCAAACAGACGCTGCTTCAACCCGATGAACTGGTGACGGAAATCACAATCCCGCTTGCCGACTACACGGCCTCCTATTACCGGAAAATCGGTGGAAGGAAAGCCAACGCTATTTCCAAGGCGAGTTTCTATGCCGTGGCGATCAAGAAGGACAGCATAATCGAAGACGTGCGGATCGCATTCGGTTCCGTAGCTCCGATGGCCGTCAGGGACAGGGCCTGCGAAGAGATTTTGCTGGGGACAGCGGAAACGGAACTGGCTGCAAAAATAGAAACGGTGCGCACGCGATACGGGGAATTGCTTGCGCCGTTGGACGACAGCCGTTCCACGGCGGATTATCGGCGGCACGTATCGCTGCAGTTGTTGGAAGATTTCGTCGGAAGGGGGTTGGCGACATGA
- a CDS encoding (2Fe-2S)-binding protein, whose amino-acid sequence MMEVISFKLNGQGVELKTDPARRLLDIIREDFDCKGAKEGCGEGECGACAVLLDGRLVNTCLVTAAMAAGKNIWTIEGYRETDRFQLLKNKLAEYGSVQCGFCTPGIIMASEALLSKNPHPTEAEVREGISGNLCRCTGYTMIVDAILAASREGEGLW is encoded by the coding sequence ATGATGGAAGTCATTTCTTTCAAACTGAATGGGCAAGGAGTCGAATTGAAGACGGATCCTGCCAGAAGGCTGCTCGATATCATCAGGGAGGATTTTGATTGCAAAGGAGCCAAGGAAGGCTGCGGGGAAGGCGAGTGCGGCGCCTGCGCCGTGCTGCTGGATGGTAGGTTGGTCAATACCTGCCTAGTCACGGCAGCGATGGCGGCCGGGAAAAACATCTGGACTATCGAAGGCTACCGGGAAACGGATCGCTTCCAACTGCTGAAGAACAAGCTGGCGGAGTACGGCAGCGTCCAATGCGGTTTCTGCACGCCGGGCATCATCATGGCGTCGGAAGCGTTGCTTTCGAAAAATCCGCATCCGACAGAAGCGGAAGTCAGGGAGGGGATTTCAGGCAACCTGTGCCGTTGCACCGGCTATACGATGATTGTCGATGCCATCCTGGCCGCATCAAGGGAGGGTGAAGGACTATGGTGA